Proteins encoded within one genomic window of Acidobacteriota bacterium:
- a CDS encoding DMT family transporter, protein MKAGWIGLILCSGILVTVQAAINAQLRTYVVNPLYSSLISFIVGTAALVIISLASNTTGQPGNWRGLTQAPSWLLIGGILGAIYVTSAILAIPKIGAGSVATSLIVGQLLAALVLDHFGWIGLPRFELTGSRVFGAGLLILGLWLIQRK, encoded by the coding sequence GTGAAAGCTGGTTGGATTGGCCTGATTTTGTGTTCTGGAATCCTGGTAACGGTGCAGGCGGCGATCAATGCCCAGTTGCGAACCTATGTCGTGAATCCGCTCTATAGTTCCTTGATTAGTTTTATCGTTGGAACAGCGGCCCTGGTCATTATTTCTCTGGCATCAAATACCACTGGACAACCTGGGAACTGGCGAGGGCTGACCCAAGCGCCCTCGTGGTTGCTGATTGGCGGAATATTGGGGGCGATTTATGTCACGTCCGCGATTCTGGCAATTCCGAAAATCGGGGCTGGATCAGTCGCCACGTCGTTGATTGTCGGGCAGTTACTGGCGGCGCTGGTGCTGGATCATTTTGGTTGGATTGGGCTTCCCCGCTTTGAATTAACCGGATCACGAGTTTTTGGGGCTGGATTGTTGATTCTTGGGCTGTGGTTGATTCAGCGCAAATGA